GTCtttgatttttgaaattttatctacctttaaaattttaatggctATATATCCTTGTTACAAACAAAGCATTATTCAAACTAAATCAAAATCCAAACTGCATATCTCtagtataaataattatatagtaaaattttaaccattgtgtatataataattatatacaaaaatttCTAAGAACGTAAATATAATTGCTATAAATATAACGATTGAATATTAATCGATAATCGTAATAGGACATATATGGGATTTACCATGATTAATGGTTATTCaacctaattaattaataaagaatCTCACTCCTTAATATATTCATTATACGTATAATGGTGAAATAGTAAAATTTCTACTAAATTAGAGCATTATTCGATCTAAACTGCACTAATTTACCTTACAGTTTATGTTCCCTTCCCTACCTCTATAAACTGAAAAGTGTCATGAAATTCATAATTCCAAGTTTAAGGACTTGGATTACAGGTCAAGGAGCAATATCCACAAAGGAAAATCAAGCTCTATAAATATCGAAGCAAAATGCAAATGCATTATCATACATTGAAAGATTATGTAAATAGGAATATAGCTTAAACTCAACAAGTTAAACGCATAGAATTATTACAATCTATCATCAAGTCATCACTAATTCTATAGAGCAATTTATAAAGGTAAAAGAAGTTGCAGAACATTTTACCATCTCTTTCAACTAAGCAATATTCTGTATCTATTTTACTTCACTTGATATTGATGATGATTCTCCTTCATCCATAGTCATTGATTCCACAGGATATAGAACAGGCCTTGGGGGCAATTCTAGGCTTTTGAGATCTCCTTCAAGCATGTCTAGTACTTTGTTCATTGGAGGACGATTACAAGGTTGCATCTGTATACACCATAATCCTGTTATAATCATTTTCCTAGCTAATAtattttcctcctctgatgagtCTTCTATTGTTAACTTTCCACTTGAGAGTTGGTCATAAACCCAGAATGGATAGTAAACTTGACTCAAATTTTCTGCCAATGCATTTaggtttttcctttttcctgcAATTTCCAACAACAACATTCCAAAACTGTATACATCTGCTTTATATGAAACACGCCCAATATTTTTGTAGAACAACTCTGGTGCCATGTATCCAATTGTTCCTCTTGCAGCGGTAAGAGATGCAATGCTTCCCTTAGTTGGATAAAGCTTAGCTAACCCAAAATCAGAAATTTTTGGAGTGAAATTTTCATCAAGAAGAATGTTATGAGGCTTGATATCAAAATGAAGGATTTGCATATTGCAACCTTGATGTAGATACTCAATGCCTCGTGCCACTCCAAAAGATATCTCATATAACTTTTCCCAACTCAAAGAAATAGATCCTTCTtgacaaaaaatataattatcaagAGACCCATTAGACATAAATTCGTATACAAGAGCATGCTTTGTTCCCTCAACACAAAAACCaattaattttactatattGGTATGGTGGATCCTTCCAATTGTAGCAACCTCGTTGATAAAATCTTGTCCATTAGCTTTAGATTTACCCAACATCTTTATTGCAGCAAATTTACCACTACGAAGTTTTCCTTTATACACAAAACCAAAGCCTCCTTCACCCAACTTTTCCTTGAAACCTCTAGTGATCTTTCGAATGTCTGAATAAGAATACCTTATTGGCATAAGGTTATTGTGACTCTGGAGGAATTCTTCAATAGTTTCATATCCAGATAGATGCCTTCTTCTCCATTTATAAATAAGAAATGCAATCACACATGGAGCCCCACAGAAAGCTCTTGCAACAAAACACATTCCTGGATAAAATTATGGGATCATATTCAACAAAGAGAAACTCATTAATTAGTTATTGCCCTTAAAATTTTACCTAAGAAATGTGAGAGATATGCTTCCAAAAACATAAGATAAAGTTAACTAGGTTTAATATGTTACAGATTTCCATGGTGTCTCTTCATATAAATAGGCAATTATGTTCTCTAATTCATTAATGGAAGGAGTTCTTACCAAGATAAACAAAAGTCCATACAAGTAACCCTGCATGAAGTTAATGTAGAGAAATTTATTGATGCTGGTGCTCTTTTAaacaacaattaattaaatatgatcACATTATATAATGAGAGAGAGACATCTTACATATGATATTCCAGAAGATCGAATTCCCTTcaataattgagaaaaaaaaagagcattacatatatatataatagaaagaaaatatttatgtaaatgAAATATTTGAGTTTGAGTTAGCTATATGCATGTGCGTGAgagattatttatattttgtgttggaaaaaaaatagtaaaacatcctattgaataaataatgaaatagaCATTGCACATCTCTCATACTCAAATGATTAacaaaatacttttatttaaaattattatcaaacaaatattaaataattagtatataattgaattaacataaataattttaattttatttgggtTTTtgaataaagttaaaatattaagaaGTTATTGCCAACTCGTACAAAAGACAgatacatttaaaattttcagtatTAACAAAATTctaagaatttaaaaaatattttttcttttaaaaaattaagagcgtgtttgaaaaaatattttcttattttttaaaaaattaaaaaatatatatgttattttaacctttttattctaataggaaaacaacaaacaaacaaCTTTTAtgatttctaaattttattaaggaAATGGAATACTCTGaaacaattatattttttatattttatttattatattgaaaaattgaaaaaacaattatattttatttatttatacgaATAGATTGTATATaaataaaacatgattttaataattatatttatatatttaaataagcataatttttttattttaaattaatataaaaattaaaatggagagtattataataaaataaatatattttttaaaattttgtctcTACACATAAATAGATTTTATGTCTACTGATTTGTTAATAGGAGTTCTTACCAGGATCAGGCAAACGTAGAGAAAATTTTGCTATATATTGGAAAGGTAGCTCCAAAAAGAATACGAGAAGTCCTGCATGAAGTTGATGTAGATAAATTTATTGATGTTAATGCTGCTCTTAAAAGAAGtaattgttaattaaaaataaccacATGTTACTTAAATAGAGATAGGGATCTTACTTATGATTCCAGATAACATATTCCCTTCATTaaacaagaagaaaataaatcagTATTACACATATATCTTATAGATTGTATCAGATATATAATCATAGGGAACATAAAATTCAGTACTACTTATTAGTTTCATAATTTgaatttatgtaaaaataataattaattattcttacgattttcttttttttttattaggatCGACTAAAATTccatttaaatcaaaataatataaattatatcaaattaaaattttaatttgatttattaaagTTTGTTACGTTAATCTCCAAAACGGCATTGATGCAGCCTGAGTTAGatgtattatatattttttgtattatatTAGGATTTGTATGAATTGTATGTGggtttttttattgtatttaggTTTGTATTCAGTTAGATGTGTTTTAAGTTGAATTTGGATTTGTgtgtagaaaaaataaaaaaaacttttagttTCAtcgatttttcattttaaatctgTAAATTAATTtgtgttaaaataaaattttagttgttAATAAATAgcaataattataaatactgTCAGAAAATATTGATGTTCAATATATTAATTTGAGATAAATTGAACTATAAATTTTAGAGTAAAAAATTgatcaattaaattatagaatattttttctattaaaaatataaattaataattatattttactttaatatttcataattacatttaaaaaattaccttTATTTGTTAACGATACAAATATCGCAACTACTATAAAGAAAAAATGGGTCAAactaagataattttttttttaatttaccttATATTTATTCCTTTTGTGCATTTTCATTCCTGAATTAGTTGTATTGGGATTTGTATCTGAGGCTGGTTAATTGTGAGGCTTGATAGACTTTTACCCTGTAAAGTCTTATAAAGACATCGAAAGCCTTTACTTACGCCGATAATCAGTATTAATaagattttcaaaattttaagttcATCTTTATTAGAAAAGATATTTTCCGGTGATGAATTTTTCTAAAGCTCCaaacataataaaatatgaaaaatattttatatttttgtattaTAGATATAATTAGAATGGTGGAGAAAGAATATATTattaagaaaaggaaaaagactATCACAGtgatttattaatcaaataaatttgTGTGTGAAAGTAATCaattattaatgataaaatggatgAAAGCATTACTTACACCAGTAATCATTATAAAGGCATCGAATGCCTTTTCTGCTGTCCAGATAGCAACCACCATCACATTGTCCACAGTGGATGTTGTGCCAGGAAAGCTGAAACCCAAATGCAAGTTGCCTGTGAATTTCAAGAAACGACATGTTCTTCTTTGCCGGAAATAATGGAAACAAACTAATCATCTCCACGCTGCACAACTCCATCAAATCGTTTGCCTTCATGTCTCCTATATTTACATAAGATGAGTTAAGACAAGGAGCTGTTTCCACGTAAGGAGGAGACTTCACTGGATTTTGACACTTTATGAACATAATCATCTGCGACAACTCTGGACGCTGTCTTAACTTCGCCCATTTGCGTTCTTCTGTTTCTGACCATTGGTATCTATAAGTGGAATATCTTTCCGACAGATCGTATATAAATGGAAAACGAGGAATGGAGGAGCAATTGTCTGGATGGACGCCGGCATCCACCAGTCGGATAGTGAAGTTATCGTAGTTGATGGATTGAACAAAGTATCTTCCACCGTTAAGATTGAACACCGTCAAATTATTTTCACAAGAAAGCTCATAGCTATGGTTTCCGCAATTCTTAGGATCAGTTTGTAATCGAAAAGGGTAACTGATGTTGTGATTCTTCCCACATGAAGAAGGTGGACACTGATTTGAATCCCCACCCTTGCAAGTTTGGGAGATGAGCAGGAAAACGAAGATTACAATTTCTCCAATCCTGGAATTAAGGTAGACGGAGATTGACATTGTTTCTGTGTTCATTTTACATGAAAACCTCTTCACGCGGCTCTAGCCATTAATCTATTGTTGGTACACtggaattttttaaattataaggtgtgtttatgtaatttttttttaattctaaaaaaaaataagaaaaattattattaagtccttaaatgtttaaaaaatttattaattcatctcTATCTAAAAATTACactattgaatatttatatttttaatctatataattttaaatatacatattatttagtacttataaatttaaatatttataatatttagtttttttattaaaatctaaacaaattcattattaattttttaataaattactaaataatttaattttataaattatagagatatttttattcaaatagtTTTGATATAACTAATGAATTTCTATAAactcaaaaatttaataattattctcttataaataaaatcacaatgttaaatattattttaataacaataaattatttcaatcaGTGCGatccaaaaaaaatatttttaatgctcCATATTTCAACTATAAATgtactaatatttttattgtttaaaaatataaagttaagttatttatatttattttttataatcactttttaataaatttttatttattttttatttatataattgaaattatatattaaattatttaaacttataaaaaataaattttaaattaaaaaaaaaagaatactataaataatgattagattatttaatattttcataaattatttagatataattaaattaatttttttaaaaaaataaatcataaatataaattaaattaaattatttaaagtaaaaaaaattaatttaacttacaaaattttattatctatataAATTTTCTCTAATTACTTTTAAATCTCAAAATAAAACACAGGGTCTCATTCACTTTTGACATTTCAGACATGCAGTCTCCTTCGTCACTTGTAAGAAGTTATCAATAAGCTTATCATCATCACCAGTGTTGTCTACATTTTAGCCAGTCCATGGCCTACGGCTTCTGCTTTGCTGTCTCCGTCTTTGCTACTTTAATTTGAGAATCCTATTCATTCTTCCTCTCTGACGATAAAGATGAATTATTAGGATGTGACTCAAAAATTTTAGTGcttgtatgtttttttttttttaatttaaatataatttttataatttaagagaaatttttaaaataattaaataattttttttaatttataattaaaaattaaaaaaataaaatttaaaatctcccataattatttagatatattttattatcaaatataaaTTGAGAAGATAAAATGAATTATGAGGACATGGCACAAAAATTTTAGTAcgtatatgtttttttttaatttaaatttattttttataatttaagtgaattttttaaaataattaaataaataaatatttttttaattgatttagaCTTTTATTATTTCCCAAATTTTTATTGAGATTATAACATATGATATTAGTAAATTATTGGAGTAAACTTCCCAAATTTTAATTGACGTTTCACATTTGCAGTCCCTCTCATTACTTTGAAGAAGCCATCAAACTCATTATTTTCACTTCTTTCCATGtttactaaataatattttagaaaaattactatttaattttataatttaaaaaatttttaattttaaaaaatatattatcattcttaaaattttaaaaaatttattaatcaatttcgttaaattttattaattaaatattataaaaaaatttaaatatttttttataaaaaaattatttaataaatgtttatataaaactaattaattttcttatatcatagaaattatataatacttaattgttaaaattaataaaagtattaattaacatattttttaacAACTCATaatgtattaatatattttttataattaaaaaatcagttaattaattttttatattataaaaattaaataataaattggttctgtttaacttttatataaattttaaagttaatagctaaaaagatttatatttttttttctatttctacaattccaccttatccttttacttttatcaatttaatttcatatttttatacttGTTTCAATTGCaattcaatattaaattttttgttaaaaactaataaaattgtcattgcaataaaatttagagtacaattaattaaaatttaaaagtttaaaatttaaggtgcaattataatttttttaaaaaaattaagatttttttaataatttctcataaaattaaaatttataatattaaaaatcatttatattatttaggcAATTATATGAGAAATCAAAGTAAACAAAAATGGGAGGAATTTGGTGTTTTCAATAGTATCTCTCTTTTTAGATTTATCTCTCATATGAGGTTTATATTAATTGATAATggctattttataaaaaaatatatatataaaaataaatgtgtttttttataaaaagactTGTCTCTTTAAAAAAGATGTGTGTAGTCTATCTCCAATAGTGAAAGACCAATAGTGAAAGATTCCATACTACGAGAAATTGGTTATCTCTTTATAATTAGTCATCGATTGATCCATTTATGCAATCTCTTTCAAAAAGTTActactaatattatttatttcatagaaTGGGAAAGAGAATtaggaaaaatagataaaatttttattcataatcatttaattttgaggttttttttttgtttttgtcacttaactttaatttatt
This sequence is a window from Manihot esculenta cultivar AM560-2 chromosome 4, M.esculenta_v8, whole genome shotgun sequence. Protein-coding genes within it:
- the LOC110613598 gene encoding LEAF RUST 10 DISEASE-RESISTANCE LOCUS RECEPTOR-LIKE PROTEIN KINASE-like 2.1, producing the protein MNTETMSISVYLNSRIGEIVIFVFLLISQTCKGGDSNQCPPSSCGKNHNISYPFRLQTDPKNCGNHSYELSCENNLTVFNLNGGRYFVQSINYDNFTIRLVDAGVHPDNCSSIPRFPFIYDLSERYSTYRYQWSETEERKWAKLRQRPELSQMIMFIKCQNPVKSPPYVETAPCLNSSYVNIGDMKANDLMELCSVEMISLFPLFPAKKNMSFLEIHRQLAFGFQLSWHNIHCGQCDGGCYLDSRKGIRCLYNDYWWNMLSGIIRLLVFFLELPFQYIAKFSLRLPDPGNSIFWNIIWLLVWTFVYLGMCFVARAFCGAPCVIAFLIYKWRRRHLSGYETIEEFLQSHNNLMPIRYSYSDIRKITRGFKEKLGEGGFGFVYKGKLRSGKFAAIKMLGKSKANGQDFINEVATIGRIHHTNIVKLIGFCVEGTKHALVYEFMSNGSLDNYIFCQEGSISLSWEKLYEISFGVARGIEYLHQGCNMQILHFDIKPHNILLDENFTPKISDFGLAKLYPTKGSIASLTAARGTIGYMAPELFYKNIGRVSYKADVYSFGMLLLEIAGKRKNLNALAENLSQVYYPFWVYDQLSSGKLTIEDSSEEENILARKMIITGLWCIQMQPCNRPPMNKVLDMLEGDLKSLELPPRPVLYPVESMTMDEGESSSISSEVK